The Bradyrhizobium barranii subsp. barranii genome segment CGGTGCCGATCATGGAATCGCGAGTAACCAGCTCGGCAAGCTGCTCCTCACTCCAGCCTTCAGTGCCCGCGGGGCGCATCGGCAGCACCAGGAAACGGGTCTCGGCCGTGGAATCCCAGACACGGATTTCCATGTCCTTGGGCAGCGTGACGTCGAAATCGGCGAGCACGCCGCGCGGGTCCTTCACCGCACGCGAGCGATAGGGCGCGGCCTTGTACCAGACCGGCGGCAGCCCCAGCATTTCCCAGGGGTAGCAGGAGCACAGCGTGCACACGACCATGTTGTGTCGCTCTGGCGTATTCTCGACCACGACGAGATGGTCGCCGACGCGGCTGACATGGCCGAGCGTGCCGATGGCCTTCGAGCCATCCTCCAGCAGCGCCTTCTTGAACGCCGGATCGGTCCAGGCCTTGGCGACGACGCGCGCGCCGTTGTGCGGGCCGATCCTGGTCTCATAGGCCTGGATGATGGCGTCGAGCGCGGCCGGCTCGACATAGCCTTTTTCTGTCAAGATCGTCTCGAGCGCGCGCACGCGCAGCTCGGTCTCCGACAGCTCGGAATGGTCGTGATGATGGTCGTGATCGTGGCTCATGGCGCAAAGATAGGCGCAATGGTCCCTGCCTGTCGAGTATGCGCTGGGGCGCAACCGGGTCCCATATTCGTGAGGCCGGATGTAGGCTAGCCTCGCAGCAAAGCGGATTGGGAGACATTGGTGACGAACTTCGTGACGATCGAGAAGGGCCTCGGACCGGAGGGGCGGATTGCGGTGGTACGGTTCGACCGCGGCGACGGCATCAACGCGCTCTCGCCGGAGGCGATGCGCCAGCTCACCGCGGCCGCGCGCAGCTTCGAGGATGATGCCGCAACGTCCGTCGTGGTTCTGACGGGCAGCACCAGCGCCTTCAGCGCCGGCTTCGACCTCAAGGATGCCGAGGGCCGCTCGCGCAAGGACATGGATCTCGGCACGCTGCGGCGGCATCTCAAGCTCGGGCCCCGTCTGACCCATGCCTGGCATGAGATGGAGCAGATCACGATCGCCGCCATCGAGGGTTTTTGCGTCGGCGGCGGCGTCGCGCTGGCCGTGGCGCTCGACTTCCGCGTGATGGGGCACGACGCGCATCTGCGCGTGCCCGAGATCGGGCTCGGCATGAACATGAGCTGGCAGAGCATCCCGCGCATGCTGCATCTGATCGGGCCGGCCCGCACCAAGCAGGCGGTGATCCTGGCCGACCAGCGCATCAGCGCTGATGAGGCCTATGAATGGGGCCTGGTGGAGCAGGTGGCCGATCCCGGCCATGCGTTCGATGCCGCCATGGAGCTTGCCCGGAAGGTCGCCGCGCAGCCGCCGCTCTCGGTCGCCATGACCAAGCTGACCGTCAACCGGCTGGCACATGCGCTGGACGATCTCGCCAGCCACATGGACGTCGACCAGTTCGCACTGGCGAGTCTCACCGAAGACCACAAGGAGGGCGTCGATGCGTTCCTGACCCGCCGCAAGCCGCGCTTCAAGGGGCGGTAGCAAGGGGCGGTAGAACGTGAAGTCAGGCCATTGATCGCGCCGCGGACAGTCCGTATACGCCGCGCTAGGACAAAAACGGCTCGGCCAACGGGCGGTACAATGCGACGACAATCGAGGGGGGAGGGCCCATGGCCGCTAGCTCGCAGACGCCTCAGGCAAAAGGGTTTAGCTGGAAGCTGATCGCGCCGCTCGTGGTGTGGCTGGCCATCTATCTATGGCCGGTGCCGACCGGCCTCAACGCCAATCAGTGGCACTATTTTGCCGTGTTCGCGGCCGTGATCACCGGGCTCATCCTGGAATCGATGCCGGTCGGCGCGGTCGGGTTCATCGGGCTGACGGTCGCGGGCGTCGCCGGCTATATCGATCCCGATCCCGGCAAGTCGCTGCGCTGGATGCTGGCGGGTTTTGCCGAGAGCACGGTGTGGCTGATCGTTGGCGCCTTCGTATTCTCGATCGGTTATCGCAAGAGCCAGCTCGGCCGCCGTATCGCGCTGGTGCTGGTGCAGAAGCTCGGCCGCAACACGCTCGGTCTCGGCTACGCGGTGGCGATGTCGGACTTCCTGCTGGCACCAGCGACGCCATCCAACACCGCGCGCAGCGGCGGCATCGTCTATCCCATCATCAGCAACATCCCGCGCATCTACGGCTCCGAGCCTGGGCCGACCGCCGGCAAGATCGGCACCTATGTGATGTGGACGGCGTTTGCGGCAACCGCGATTACCAGCTCGCTGTTCTTCACCGCGCTCGCACCCAATGCGGCCGCGCTTGCGATCGCGAAGAAGACCGCCGGCGTCGAGGTGAGCTGGGCGCAGTGGTTCGTCGGCTTTGCGCCGCTCGGCATCCTCCTGATGATCCTCGTGCCGCTGCTCAGCTACGTGGTCTGCCGTCCCGAGGTGAAGCACAGCCCGGAGATCTCCGAATGGGCGGCCAGGGAGGTCAGCGAGATGGGCCCGATGTCGCGCAACGAGTGGATCATGCTGGCTCTGATCGTCCTCGCGATGTTCCTGTGGATCGCGGGCTCGAGCCCGGACATCCACGTGCCGCTGCTCGGCTCGAACTTCGTCAACGCCACCACCGTCGTGTTCATCGTGATCTCGCTGATGCTGGTGACGGGCGTGATCGAGTTCGCCGACATCGTCAGCGAGAAGAGCGCCTGGGAGGTGTTCTTCTATTTCACCTCGCTGCTGACGCTGGCCTCAGGCCTCAACGAAATCGGCTTCATCAAATGGTTCGCGACCGAATACGCCAAACCGCTCGCGGGGCTGTCGCCGTCGACCGCGATGCTCCTGCTGGTCGCGCTGTTCTTCTGGATCCACTACTTCTTCTCGAGCATCACCTCGCATGCCGCAGCCGTGCTGCCGGTGGTGCTCGCGGTCGGATCAGGCATCCCCGGCCTGCCGGTCACGACGCTCGCCATGCTCTGCATGTATTCGCTCGGCCTGATGGGCGTGATCTCGCCTTACGCGACGGGACCCGCGCCGATGTATTTCGGCAGCGGCTATATCGGGAAGGGCCAGTTCTGGGGCTTTGGGCTGCTGTTCGGGCTGCTCTATTTTGCGGGACTGCTGCTGATCGTGCTGCCCTGGTTGCAGATCAGCTGAGCGGGGCCGGAAGCTCATACCCCCGGCAGACGAATTTTCTTCGCCGGGGTGGGATTGGGAAAACTTCGTCCAACTCCCCGCAAATATCTGACATTGCAAGGAAGACCTGAAAAAGCGATGGTGTGTGCTGCAGTGCAGCGCGTTCCACCCGAACCCTCGCCGCGATTTCACTCTCCGTCGCTTGACGCGACCGGTTCCCGCATGCCCCACGGGGGCAGCAGGAACTGCTGTGCATGAAGGCCGCCTCCATGAACGCCCACCAATCGCTCGCGATCGGACAGAAGATCGAAACGCTTGAAGCGATTTCACCTGCCGCACGGAACGCCGACGCGATGGTCCGTTTCGAGGGCATCTCGAAGATCTATCCGGCCTATCGCGGCAAGCCCGGCGTCAACGCGCTGCAAGACATCGACTTCGCGATTGCGCGCGGCTCGATCACCGGCGTCATCGGCCGCTCCGGCGCCGGCAAGTCGAGCCTGGTCCGGCTGATCAACGGGCTGGAGAAGCCGACCACGGGCCGCGTGATCGTCGACAACAGCGACATCTCGGCGCTGGCGGGCCGCGAATTGCGGCTGGCGCAGCGCTCGATCGGGATGATCTTCCAGCATTTCAACCTGCTGTCGTCGCGCACAGCGGCCGACAACATCGCGCTGCCGCTGGAGATCGCCGGCTGGGCCAAGTCCGACATCAAGGCCCGCGTCGCCGAGTTGCTGGCGCTGGTCGGCATCGCCGACAAGCACGACCGCTATCCTTCCGAACTCTCGGGCGGCCAGAAGCAGCGCGTCGGCATTGCCCGTGCGCTGGCGACGCGGCCGAGCGTGCTGCTGTCGGACGAGGCGACCTCGGCGCTCGACCCGCAGACCACGCGCGCGATCCTCGATCTGCTCGCCAACATCAATCGCGAGCTGGGCGTGACCATCGTGCTGATCACCCACGAAATGTCGGTGGTGCGCCAGCTCGCCAAGGAGGTCGTGGTGCTCGACGCCGGCCACGTCGTCGAGAGCGGCCATGTCGCCGACATCTTCACGCACCCCAAGCATCCGATCACGCAGTCCTTCCTCGCCGAAGTCATCGGCGACAGCCTGCCGGTGTCGCTTGCGAGCCGGATCGTGGCGGAGCCATCTGCCGGCGGGCAGGCCGTGATCCGCGTCCAGGTGCGCGGGGCAGGGGCCGGCGACACGGTGGTGGCGCGGCTTGCCCGCGAGCTCGGTCTCGACGTGGCGCTGCTGTCGGCGCGCATCGACGAGATCGGCGGCCAGCATGTGGGCTCATTGACCCTCGGTATTCCCGGTGGCGAGGACGCGGTGACGCGCACGCTCGCCTGGCTCTCTCAATATCAACTCCCGGCGGAGCGTCTCGGCTATGTCGCCTGAACTCATCAACCTCATCGTCCAGGCAACAGGCGAAAGCCTGTACATGGTCGGCATCGCGGCACTGCTCGGCACCGCCTTCGGCCTGCCGCTCGGCGTCTTTCTCGCGACCAGCCGAAAAGGAGAGCTGTTCGCGGCCCCCGCGGTCAATCGCGTGCTCGGCATCGTCGTCAATGCGACACGCTCTACGCCCTTCATCATCCTGGTCGTCGCCATCATCCCGTTCACGCGGCTCATTGCCGGCACTTCGATCGGATCGACTGCCGCGATCGTGCCGCTGGTCATCGCATCGACGCCGTTCATCGCGCGCCTGGTCGAAGCTGCGATCCGCGAGGTCGACGGCGGCCTGATCGAGACCGCGTCCTCGTTCGGGGCATCGCCAATCCAGATCGTGCTCAAGGTGCTGATCCCCGAGGCGCTGCCCGGCCTGCTGCTGGCGCTGACGCTCGCGGTGGTCAGCCTGCTCGGCTACTCCGCCATGGTCGGCGCCGTCGGCGGCGGCGGGCTCGGCGACCTCGGCATCCGCTACGGCTATCAGCGCTTCATGCCGGAGATGATGCTGGCCGTCGTGGTCGTTCTGATCGCGCTGGTGCAGCTCGTCCAGAGCGCGGGCGATTATCTCGCACGCCGGGTCAACCGCCGGCTGCGGCAGCGCTGATACACATTCCCTAAAACTGGAGACTTAAATGCGCTTTCTCGCAACCCTTGCGGCTGCAGCCTTACTCGCGACCTCGGCTCAGGCCGAAACCATCCGCGTCGGCGTCACAGCCGGTCCCCACGCCGAGATCCTGGACGTCGTAAAGAAGGTCGGCGCCGAGCGCGGCCTCGACATCAAGGTGGTCGAGTTCACCGACTACGTGATCCCGAACCAGGCGCTGGCGCTCGGGGATCTCGAGGCGAATTCGTTCCAGCACGAGCCGTACCTGAAGAACCAGATCTCCAAGACCGGCTGGAAGATCGTCAAGGTCGCGAACACGATCGGGTCGCCGCAGGGCGTCTATTCGCAGAAATACAAGAAGCTCGCCGATTTGCCGGAAGGCGCCCGCGTTGCGATTGCCAACGATCCCTCCAACGGCGCCCGCGGTCTGATGATCCTGGCGCTGCACGGCGTGATCAAGCTGAAGGATCCGAACAACGTCGCTTCGAGCATTGCCGACATCACCGAGAACCCGAAGAAACTGCGCTTCGTCGAGCTCGATGCCGCCCAGCTTCCGCGCGCGCTGCAGGACGTCGACGTCGTCTCGATCAACAACAATTACGCCGTGCAGGCCGGCCTCAATCCGGCGACCGATGCGATCGCGCGCGAGAACCCCGATGGTCCCTGGGTCAACATCCTCGATGTCCGCAGACAAGCCGTGGGTGAAGCAGTTGATCGCGGTCTATCACTCCGATCCCGTGAAGGCGTTTCTTGAGACGCGCTTCAAGGGTACGTATTTGCCGACCTGGTAAGGTGCCCGGCCTGCATGGTTCGAGACGCCCGCTTGCGCGGGCTCCTCACCATGAGGGTCTGATATCTCGCTGCAAAATGACCTCATCCTGAGGGCCCGCCAGAGGCGGGCGTCTCGAAGGATGGCCGCAAGCGAGCTGCTAGCCACGACTTGTCCTGGAGTAGAAGACGCGCGCGTCAGGCGACAAGCCTCGCGCGCCGCAGTGTCTCCGAGGGCAGCTCGGAGAAGTGGCGCTTGTAGTCGAGCGAGAACTGGCTGAAGTGCCAGAAGCCGTGTTGCACGGCGACGTCGTAGATCGACGTCTCGGCGCCGCCCGCGCGCTTCAGATCCCGCCGCACCCGGTTCAGCCGCATCGCGCGCCAGTAATGCATCGGGCTCGTGCCCACGACTTCCTGGAAGCAATAGCCGAGCTTGCGCGGGCTCGCGCCGACCGCCTTGCAGACCTCCAGCAGCGACAGCGAGCGATCGCCGCTGCCATGCATCACCTCGCGGGCGCGATCCACGGTGCGCTTGCGGGCCGTGGCGCTGCGGCCGGGATCGCTGGGCTGGGCCGTCGGCAGCATGTCCATGATCTCGACGAGGAGGGCGTCCTCCAGCGCCTGCCGCGCGGCCGGATCGTCGAACCGTTCGGGTGCGGCCGTGATGGTCTCGTGAATGGCGGCGAGATGGGCGCGCAGCCGCGCAACCGGTGCCGCCGCCATCTCGATCACCCGCAACTGGTGCCAAACGGCGCGCGGCAATTCGATGTCGAGGCGAGCGGCAAGCTCCGCGATCAGCATCGCGCTGGCGACGACACCGCGCAGCTCGAAGGCCTTCGGCGTACACATGTCGATCTCGGCATCGATGCTGGCGATGACCTGGGAGCCTGCAACACTGGCCCCGTTGCAATTGACTTCGCCGTCGCCGTGCCAGGGCAGACCGATGCCAAAACTGTCGGCACCGAGCTGGCCGTATTGGCGGACTTGCTGGCTGGTGATCTCACGGAAGACTTCGAGCCGGGGCAGGGAGAGTTGCGTGAAGCTGCCGCGGAAGGCGCCGGCGCTGATCTGGTCGTAGCTCAACCGCCAGCGACCGAGCGCGGCGCAATGCTCGTCGACGTCGGTACTGCGCGCCTGAAACAGGTTCGCAGCCGAGTCCGGAGTCGGAAGAGTTGCGCTTAAGGCCATGACATCACGTCGAAATTTGGTAGCCCGGAGCTAGCAAGAACCACGCCAGACTGGCACGGCCATGGCCGCTGTCCAGCAAAATATTGCCGGATCTCGATAACGCCCGATGCGGCCTGTGTGCAGTCTTCTCCCTTGCCGTTCCGACATCGCAGTCAGGATGGCCTTGCGGAGGATCGAGATGCGACCGACGGACATCATGCGCGGCAGCCCGCCTGCGCCCGAGGCCCAAGTGACCCGTGCCAATTGGCGCAGCTTTCCCGCGATCCGCTGGGGCTTCACCCACACCCGCGAAGTGCTGCCGACCGCGGAAGTCCGTCGCTCCGCACATCCCACACCGATGGCAAGCGCGCCGCGCGAGCTGCAAAAGCTCAGCTTCACCGCGCCGGACGGCAAGCCGACCACGGTCGAGGCCACGTTGCGCGAAACCTTCGGCGACGCGCTGCTCGTCATGCACCGGGGCACGCTGATTCACGAATGGTACGGCGACGGCATGAGCGCGACGACGCCGCATCTGATCTGCTCCATCAGCAAGTCGATCGCCGGCACGCTCGGCGGCGTGCTGGCCGCGCGCGGCCTGCTCGATCCGGAGGCGAGGGTGGTGCGCTACGTGCCGGAGCTGGAGAGCTCGGTCTATGGCAGCTGCACCGTCCGCAACGTCCTCGACATGGCGGTCGCGATCAAGTTCGAGGAGGATTACGAGGATCCGGCCGGCGACGTCGCACGCTATCGTTTCTCCTCGGGCTGGGACGTGCCGCCGCCGGGCGTCGAAGCCGGCCATCAGCGCGCCTATCTCACGACCTTGCGCGGGACCGGCAAGCCGCACGGCAAGGTGTTCCACTACGTCTCGACCAATACGGAAGTGCTCGGCTGGGTCTACGAGCGCGCCTGCGGCATGCCCTACCATCGCATCCTCTCCGACTATCTCTGGCAGCCGATGGGCGCCGAGGAGGATGGCTCCCTCACGCTCGACAGCCACGGCATGGGCCGCATCGCCGGCGGGCTTTCCGTCACCGCACGCGATCTGCTGCGCTTCGGCGAAATGATCCGCTGCCGCGGCGTGGTCGAGGGACGGCAGGTGGTGCCGGGCTGGTGGATCGACGACATCCACGTGAACGGCGATCCCCAGGCGTGGAAAGACGGCGACCTCGCGGACATCTTCCGGGGCGCCCGCTACCGCAGCAAATGGTACACGATCGATCCGTCGCGGAACGATCTCGCGGGGATCGGCATTCACGGCCAGTGGCTCTACATCGACGCGGCCACCGACACCGTCATCGTCAAGCTCGCGACGCAGCCGAAGGCGATGGACGTTCCGCTCGACCACCGCTGGCTCGCCGCCTTCCGCGCCATCACCGCGCATCTCGCCCCGCGCTGATTTCTGGTCATCATCATGCTCGATACCGTCAAAGCCAAATCACCGATTCAAGCGGCCGCACCGCATCCGCTCGATCCCCTGACAGCCGAAGAGATCACGGCCGCCTGCACGCTGGTTCGTGCCGCCGCGACCTCGCCGGAGAACTGCCGCTTCCCGACCGTCCGGCTGGAGGAGCCGACCAAACAGGAATTGGCTACGGGCGGAGCAGGGCGCCGCGCCTTCGCGCTGACGCTCGACGTCACCACGGGCGAGGCGATCGAGCACATCGTCGATCTCGACCGCAACGAGATCGTCGCGCGCAAGGTCATTCCGAACCGCGAGGCGCCCTATGGGCAGCCGCCGGTGATGCTGGAAGAATTTTTCAAGTGCGAGGCCGTGGTGAAGGCCGATCCAGGCTGGCGCGCGGCGATGGTCCGCCGCGGGCTCACCGACAAGGATATCGAGCTGGTCCAGGTCGATCCGTTCTCCTCAGGCTTCTTCGATTTTGAGTACGAGCGCGGCGCCCGTATCGTGCGCGCCGTCAGCTTTTTCCGCGAACATCTGCAGGACAACGGCTACGCCCATCCGATCGAGGGCGTGGTGGCCGTGGTCGACCTGATCGCCGGCAAGGTCATCGACCTCACGGACGCCGATCCGATCGTGCCGATCCCGCGCAAGAAGCGGAATTACGGCGCGCATGAAGTCAAAAACCCGCGCACCGACATCAAGCCGCTGCATATCGAGCAGCCGGAGGGCGCGAGTTTCAAGGTCGATGGCTGGAAGGTCGATTGGCAGAAATGGAGCTTTCGCGTCGGCTTCACGCCGCGCGAGGGCCTGGTGCTGCATCAGCTCGCCTACCAGGACGGTGCACGCAAGCGCTCGCTGATCCATCGCGCCAGCGTCACCGAGATGGTGGTGCCTTACGCCGATCCGACCGAGAACCATTTCTGGAAGTCGGCGTTCGATGCCGGGGAATACGGGCTCGGCATGCTCGCCAACGCGCTCGAGCTCGGCTGCGACTGCCTCGGCAACATCCATTATTTCGACGTGCCGGCCGCCGACAACAAGGGCGCGCCCTTCGTCATGCAGAACGCCATCTGCATGCATGAAGAAGATTACGGAATTGCCTGGAAGCATTACGAATTCCGCAACGGCCTGTTCGAGGTCCGCCGCTCGCGGCGCCTCGTCATCTCGTTCTTCGCGACCGTCGGCAATTACGACTATGGCTTCTACTGGTACCTGTACCAGGACGGCACGATTCAGCTCGAAACAAAACTCACCGGCATCATCCAGACCGCCGCTGTGCCATCAGGCGAAAAGTACAAATGGGGCGGCATGGTCGACGACAATCTCGGCGGCCCCACGCACCAGCACTTCTTCAACGTGCGCATGCACATGGATCTCGACGGCGGCGGCAATACCGTCACCGAGCACGAGTTCGTGCCGCGGCCCTGGGGCGCGGACAATCCGCACGGCAATGCGTTCGATACCACCACACGCATCCTGTCGCGCGAGCGTGATGCGGCTGCCATTGCGAACGGCGAGACCGGCCGGCTCTGGAAGATCAGCAATCCCAACGAGACCAACTCCGTCGGCAACGCGCCGGCCTACAAGCTTGTCGTCAATCCGAGCCCGCTGATGCTGGCGCAGGAGGGCAGCTACGTGCGCAAGCGCGGCGGCTTTGCGACGAAGCATGTTTGGGTCACCGCTTTCGACAAGGACGAGAAATACGCCAGCGGCGATTATCCCAATGTCCATGCCGGCGGCGACGGCCTGCCGCGCTACGCCGCGCAGAACCGCAACATCGAGAATACAGATCTCGTGGTGTGGCACTCCTTCGGCCACACCCATGTCTGCAAGCCCGAGGATTTTCCGATCATGCCGGTCGAATATGCCGGCTTCATGCTGAAGCCGACCGGATTTTTTTCGGCTAATGCCGCCGGCGACATTCCGCCGGAGCGCAATAGCCGCAGCGTGCTGGCGGGCGACCCGAAGGATGCCGGCGGCGGCCCGTGCTGTCACGCCGGCAAAGCCTAGACTCGTCGCGCGACAACAACGTTCGCAGCAGGCCGACCAGCGCTGGTTCGCTGGTCGCATGCGCTCGCGGTCGAATTGTCAGGGGAGTATTGCTGCCCCTTTCGAAGGGCCCGCGACGCGACAGCCGGCCGCACGTCGAAAAGATCGCTTCCAATTCCTTTCGAGAGTGATACCATCTTAAGGTTGTATTCTTTAAGGAGATTTCCCATGACCCATGCACTCAATCTCACGCTGCCGATCAAGCAGGATGCCGAGACCCTGGCAAAGCTGCGGAATCTCGAGGCGAGCTTCACTGAGAAGGTTCAGCCCGCCATCGCGGCGGCGCTGAAGCAGTCCAGGATCGTTCATTTCGCCCGGGTCGTCGTCATCGAGGACAAGTACATCCAGGTCATCACCGAATATGAGGGAACGCACCAGGAATACACGGAGTTTTTCCGGCGAGCGCTCACGCCGATATTTGCCGCGATATTTTCCCTGGCAGATACGACTGGCCTGGACATCAACGATCCCAATGCGTTCTTCGAATTCTCGAAGAACCACAACGCGCGTTCGCTGGGCACGGCGACCGACGGATCAACCGACATCAGCGGCAACCCGTCCGGCTGGCTGTTCTCGGCTTACGACGGCATGACGGTCGCAGACATTCTGGCAAAGCTCGGGAAATAGCTTTCAGAGCGTATGTGCGCTTTCGAGATAGGCCGGCTTTGAGGCTGCCTATCGGCTGACCGTTCTTGCAGGACAGGCGCCATGGTGGATCTCGGCAATTTGCAGGCGATCGTCGCTCGAAGCTCCGCGAAGCCGCTACTCGCGGTTCTGTTGTTTAGGTTTGGCGACGCCGGCGGTGCCAGGTCCTTCCTGCGGCAATGGATACCGCGAGCAGCGGTGGGGGCAGGCCCGGACCCCGATGGTCCCGCGTTCCACTTCATGTTCAGTTGGAACGGCATCGCGACGTTGATGTCGGGTCGCCCGGACCTTGACGTCGCACAGGGGCGGCAGCAGTTCGAGGTATCGTTCGTGGACCCGGCGCAGGCGCCGGATGGCGGCATTGCGACACAGCTTGGTTTCTTCGACGCCAGCGCTCCGGCGGGATGGTGGGACGGCAAGTTCAAGTCGAGCGATATCGATCTCGCCATCCACATCGGGTTCGATACGCCCGAGCAGAAAGCCGATTGCCTCGCGCAGGTGCGGCAGTCGGCGACAGGCTTCGCTGTCCGGGAATTGGCGCTCGACAGTTGGGACGACGGCGCACTGTCCGGCTGTCGACCAGCCGACGGCCGCCTGCATTTTGGCTATCGCGATGGAATCACCGCGCCCAATGTTGACTGGCAGGATGCGCCGGCTGCCAGGGCTTCCGACGCCGTCGATTGTCGCGAGATCGTCGTCGGCTATCCGAACAGCGATTTTCCCACTGCACCGTTCAAGCCCGGTCCATGGCAGGACTTCGCGCGCGATGGATCGTTCGTCGGCCTGTCGTGGCTTTATCAGGACGTCGCGGCCTTCAACAAATTCCTGAAGGCGAATGCACCGCAGGCGGCGCCGCATGTCGGCCCGGAACTGGCCGAAGAATGGATCGCGGCCAAGATGATGGGGCGCTGGCGACACGGGTCGCCGCTGTCACGCTTTCCGGATGCACCACCGTCGACCCCGCAATTGAACGATGCGTTCGGCTATGGCGACGATCCAGACGGCGTCAAATGCCCGCTCGGGGCTCACATTCGCATTGTCAATTGCCGCGATCACCCGCTGAAATTCGCCAATCAGATTCGTTTCCCCAAGGGGCCGCCGCGAGTCATACGCCGCGGATTTTCCTACGGCCCTCACCTGGAG includes the following:
- a CDS encoding methionine ABC transporter permease, whose product is MSPELINLIVQATGESLYMVGIAALLGTAFGLPLGVFLATSRKGELFAAPAVNRVLGIVVNATRSTPFIILVVAIIPFTRLIAGTSIGSTAAIVPLVIASTPFIARLVEAAIREVDGGLIETASSFGASPIQIVLKVLIPEALPGLLLALTLAVVSLLGYSAMVGAVGGGGLGDLGIRYGYQRFMPEMMLAVVVVLIALVQLVQSAGDYLARRVNRRLRQR
- a CDS encoding methionine ABC transporter ATP-binding protein; the encoded protein is MKAASMNAHQSLAIGQKIETLEAISPAARNADAMVRFEGISKIYPAYRGKPGVNALQDIDFAIARGSITGVIGRSGAGKSSLVRLINGLEKPTTGRVIVDNSDISALAGRELRLAQRSIGMIFQHFNLLSSRTAADNIALPLEIAGWAKSDIKARVAELLALVGIADKHDRYPSELSGGQKQRVGIARALATRPSVLLSDEATSALDPQTTRAILDLLANINRELGVTIVLITHEMSVVRQLAKEVVVLDAGHVVESGHVADIFTHPKHPITQSFLAEVIGDSLPVSLASRIVAEPSAGGQAVIRVQVRGAGAGDTVVARLARELGLDVALLSARIDEIGGQHVGSLTLGIPGGEDAVTRTLAWLSQYQLPAERLGYVA
- a CDS encoding serine hydrolase domain-containing protein, with translation MRPTDIMRGSPPAPEAQVTRANWRSFPAIRWGFTHTREVLPTAEVRRSAHPTPMASAPRELQKLSFTAPDGKPTTVEATLRETFGDALLVMHRGTLIHEWYGDGMSATTPHLICSISKSIAGTLGGVLAARGLLDPEARVVRYVPELESSVYGSCTVRNVLDMAVAIKFEEDYEDPAGDVARYRFSSGWDVPPPGVEAGHQRAYLTTLRGTGKPHGKVFHYVSTNTEVLGWVYERACGMPYHRILSDYLWQPMGAEEDGSLTLDSHGMGRIAGGLSVTARDLLRFGEMIRCRGVVEGRQVVPGWWIDDIHVNGDPQAWKDGDLADIFRGARYRSKWYTIDPSRNDLAGIGIHGQWLYIDAATDTVIVKLATQPKAMDVPLDHRWLAAFRAITAHLAPR
- the nthA gene encoding nitrile hydratase subunit alpha; the encoded protein is MSHDHDHHHDHSELSETELRVRALETILTEKGYVEPAALDAIIQAYETRIGPHNGARVVAKAWTDPAFKKALLEDGSKAIGTLGHVSRVGDHLVVVENTPERHNMVVCTLCSCYPWEMLGLPPVWYKAAPYRSRAVKDPRGVLADFDVTLPKDMEIRVWDSTAETRFLVLPMRPAGTEGWSEEQLAELVTRDSMIGTGFPKTPGAPS
- a CDS encoding primary-amine oxidase produces the protein MLDTVKAKSPIQAAAPHPLDPLTAEEITAACTLVRAAATSPENCRFPTVRLEEPTKQELATGGAGRRAFALTLDVTTGEAIEHIVDLDRNEIVARKVIPNREAPYGQPPVMLEEFFKCEAVVKADPGWRAAMVRRGLTDKDIELVQVDPFSSGFFDFEYERGARIVRAVSFFREHLQDNGYAHPIEGVVAVVDLIAGKVIDLTDADPIVPIPRKKRNYGAHEVKNPRTDIKPLHIEQPEGASFKVDGWKVDWQKWSFRVGFTPREGLVLHQLAYQDGARKRSLIHRASVTEMVVPYADPTENHFWKSAFDAGEYGLGMLANALELGCDCLGNIHYFDVPAADNKGAPFVMQNAICMHEEDYGIAWKHYEFRNGLFEVRRSRRLVISFFATVGNYDYGFYWYLYQDGTIQLETKLTGIIQTAAVPSGEKYKWGGMVDDNLGGPTHQHFFNVRMHMDLDGGGNTVTEHEFVPRPWGADNPHGNAFDTTTRILSRERDAAAIANGETGRLWKISNPNETNSVGNAPAYKLVVNPSPLMLAQEGSYVRKRGGFATKHVWVTAFDKDEKYASGDYPNVHAGGDGLPRYAAQNRNIENTDLVVWHSFGHTHVCKPEDFPIMPVEYAGFMLKPTGFFSANAAGDIPPERNSRSVLAGDPKDAGGGPCCHAGKA
- a CDS encoding helix-turn-helix domain-containing protein, producing the protein MALSATLPTPDSAANLFQARSTDVDEHCAALGRWRLSYDQISAGAFRGSFTQLSLPRLEVFREITSQQVRQYGQLGADSFGIGLPWHGDGEVNCNGASVAGSQVIASIDAEIDMCTPKAFELRGVVASAMLIAELAARLDIELPRAVWHQLRVIEMAAAPVARLRAHLAAIHETITAAPERFDDPAARQALEDALLVEIMDMLPTAQPSDPGRSATARKRTVDRAREVMHGSGDRSLSLLEVCKAVGASPRKLGYCFQEVVGTSPMHYWRAMRLNRVRRDLKRAGGAETSIYDVAVQHGFWHFSQFSLDYKRHFSELPSETLRRARLVA
- a CDS encoding DASS family sodium-coupled anion symporter yields the protein MAASSQTPQAKGFSWKLIAPLVVWLAIYLWPVPTGLNANQWHYFAVFAAVITGLILESMPVGAVGFIGLTVAGVAGYIDPDPGKSLRWMLAGFAESTVWLIVGAFVFSIGYRKSQLGRRIALVLVQKLGRNTLGLGYAVAMSDFLLAPATPSNTARSGGIVYPIISNIPRIYGSEPGPTAGKIGTYVMWTAFAATAITSSLFFTALAPNAAALAIAKKTAGVEVSWAQWFVGFAPLGILLMILVPLLSYVVCRPEVKHSPEISEWAAREVSEMGPMSRNEWIMLALIVLAMFLWIAGSSPDIHVPLLGSNFVNATTVVFIVISLMLVTGVIEFADIVSEKSAWEVFFYFTSLLTLASGLNEIGFIKWFATEYAKPLAGLSPSTAMLLLVALFFWIHYFFSSITSHAAAVLPVVLAVGSGIPGLPVTTLAMLCMYSLGLMGVISPYATGPAPMYFGSGYIGKGQFWGFGLLFGLLYFAGLLLIVLPWLQIS
- a CDS encoding enoyl-CoA hydratase/isomerase family protein → MTNFVTIEKGLGPEGRIAVVRFDRGDGINALSPEAMRQLTAAARSFEDDAATSVVVLTGSTSAFSAGFDLKDAEGRSRKDMDLGTLRRHLKLGPRLTHAWHEMEQITIAAIEGFCVGGGVALAVALDFRVMGHDAHLRVPEIGLGMNMSWQSIPRMLHLIGPARTKQAVILADQRISADEAYEWGLVEQVADPGHAFDAAMELARKVAAQPPLSVAMTKLTVNRLAHALDDLASHMDVDQFALASLTEDHKEGVDAFLTRRKPRFKGR